The following coding sequences are from one Limnobacter sp. SAORIC-580 window:
- a CDS encoding nuclear transport factor 2 family protein yields MSTNTKPPLPPFNRESAIQKVRAAENAWNSRNPEAVSMAYTEDSKWRNRSEIFQGRAAIVDFLTRKWAVENGYRLIKELWAFSDDRIAVRFAYEWHDTEGRWFRSYGNENWEFDANGFMKVRHASINDIPIKESERLFQWPHGPRPNDHPGLSDLGL; encoded by the coding sequence ATGAGCACCAACACCAAACCACCACTGCCACCCTTTAATCGGGAATCTGCAATTCAGAAAGTCAGGGCGGCAGAAAACGCCTGGAATTCCAGAAATCCAGAGGCGGTCTCCATGGCTTACACAGAAGATTCCAAATGGCGCAACCGCAGCGAGATATTTCAGGGCAGGGCAGCGATCGTCGATTTTTTAACCAGAAAATGGGCAGTTGAAAACGGCTACCGTTTGATCAAGGAATTGTGGGCCTTTTCAGATGATCGAATTGCGGTTCGATTCGCCTATGAATGGCACGATACTGAGGGTCGCTGGTTTCGAAGCTACGGCAACGAGAACTGGGAATTTGATGCGAACGGATTTATGAAGGTTCGCCACGCCAGCATCAACGATATTCCAATCAAGGAATCGGAGCGTTTGTTTCAATGGCCGCACGGCCCCCGACCGAATGACCATCCAGGGTTAAGCGACCTTGGGCTTTGA
- a CDS encoding winged helix-turn-helix transcriptional regulator, protein MTDETSAFREMLLDCLACKWSLHLLEKIGRGVNRPGQLTRNIDGLSTKVMNQSLQRLVDYHLLNKQVFNEKPPRVEYELTLFGQEVLDALLTLRALQAKYSALLLPGQ, encoded by the coding sequence ATGACTGATGAGACCTCAGCATTTCGCGAAATGTTGCTTGATTGCCTGGCGTGCAAGTGGTCGTTACATTTATTGGAAAAAATAGGCAGAGGCGTGAACAGACCTGGCCAACTAACACGCAATATCGACGGGCTGAGTACCAAGGTTATGAATCAAAGTCTTCAACGACTTGTCGATTACCATCTTCTGAACAAGCAGGTTTTCAACGAAAAACCGCCCCGAGTAGAGTATGAGTTAACGCTATTTGGTCAAGAGGTTCTTGACGCCTTGTTGACCCTCAGAGCTTTGCAAGCGAAGTACTCAGCATTGCTCTTGCCAGGTCAATAA
- a CDS encoding carboxymuconolactone decarboxylase family protein has translation MFDEINGPDGAREILEKTKAEFKMIPNLERTMAGAPALLEAYSTTWNIFKTTTLSEVEQQIVYQTANFENECNYCVPWHTLLSRQAGMSPSDIEALRAGAQLSNQKHEQLRRFAQALIRTKGKVVKADLAAFFDVGYTEQNALEVILGIAIKTMSNYTNSIAGTPLDKEVEKLLWRKPLIG, from the coding sequence ATGTTTGACGAAATAAATGGACCCGATGGAGCACGAGAAATTCTTGAAAAAACAAAAGCTGAATTCAAGATGATCCCGAATTTGGAGAGAACCATGGCCGGTGCCCCTGCACTACTGGAGGCTTACTCGACCACATGGAATATTTTCAAGACAACAACGCTGAGTGAGGTGGAACAGCAAATCGTGTATCAAACCGCAAACTTTGAGAATGAATGCAACTACTGCGTTCCATGGCACACACTACTGAGTCGGCAAGCAGGGATGAGTCCGAGCGACATTGAAGCACTGCGCGCAGGTGCTCAACTATCCAATCAAAAACATGAACAACTTAGACGCTTTGCGCAGGCTTTGATACGCACCAAGGGCAAAGTAGTGAAGGCAGACTTGGCCGCCTTCTTCGATGTGGGATACACCGAACAAAATGCGCTTGAAGTCATTTTGGGAATAGCCATCAAAACGATGAGCAATTACACCAACTCAATTGCAGGAACGCCACTGGATAAGGAAGTGGAGAAATTGCTTTGGAGAAAACCTTTAATTGGTTAA
- a CDS encoding NAD(P)H-dependent oxidoreductase, with product MRQRILIILGHPAEASLCGAIADAYQSGAQASGQDVRLLSLGKLNFDPILRNGYNTIQTLEPDLLAAQESIAWAEHLVFVYPIWWGSIPAILKGFFDRIFLPGFAFKFKKDALMVDGLLKQRTAHLIATMDTPPWYYRLVYRMPGHNQMKRTILEFCGIKPVEITSFGPVKNSQASTREKWLASAYQFGLNGLAR from the coding sequence ATGCGCCAACGCATCTTGATTATTCTTGGCCATCCAGCCGAGGCCAGCTTGTGCGGTGCCATCGCCGATGCCTACCAAAGTGGAGCGCAGGCTTCAGGTCAAGATGTTCGCTTGCTCAGCCTTGGCAAGCTGAATTTCGATCCGATACTGCGCAATGGTTACAACACCATTCAAACACTTGAACCTGACTTGCTCGCTGCGCAAGAATCCATTGCGTGGGCCGAGCACCTTGTGTTTGTTTATCCAATTTGGTGGGGTTCCATTCCAGCCATTCTTAAAGGCTTCTTTGATCGAATATTCCTGCCCGGATTTGCATTCAAGTTTAAGAAAGACGCATTGATGGTCGATGGCCTGTTAAAGCAACGAACTGCACACCTGATCGCAACCATGGACACTCCGCCGTGGTACTACCGGCTGGTGTATCGCATGCCCGGGCACAACCAAATGAAACGAACCATTCTTGAGTTTTGTGGCATTAAACCAGTGGAAATTACCAGCTTTGGTCCAGTGAAAAACTCGCAGGCAAGCACACGCGAGAAATGGCTGGCGAGTGCTTACCAATTTGGATTAAACGGCCTTGCCAGATAA
- a CDS encoding LysR family transcriptional regulator, producing MDRFDCMRVFVRVVEAGSFTKAAETLDISRATVTQSIQQLEAHLRIKLLNRTTRKVNVTKDGAAYFERVVKLLNELEDIEHNLPGSPGSPRGLLRVDVPSPFANIILVPALPDFYARFPDIQLELGASDRKVDLIGDNVDCVVRGGEITDGALIARHVGNLRLGVYAAPSYLKQLGTPLHPQELIESDHRIIRYRWANELPYGLRKDGVDARLQGRSMLEIDDGNAYLTAGLAGLGVQWLPEYMAKRHIKNGELVRLFSDWQFDSMPLYVAYSPNRYASKQLRVFIEWITHLIAQHASAPQ from the coding sequence GTGGACCGATTTGATTGCATGAGGGTTTTTGTGCGCGTGGTGGAGGCAGGCAGTTTTACAAAGGCGGCCGAAACCTTGGACATAAGTAGAGCCACTGTGACCCAATCAATTCAGCAATTGGAAGCACACCTGCGCATCAAGCTACTGAACCGTACCACCCGCAAAGTGAACGTAACCAAAGATGGTGCAGCCTACTTTGAGCGTGTGGTCAAGTTACTGAATGAACTTGAAGACATCGAACACAACCTGCCTGGTTCTCCTGGTTCTCCCCGTGGCCTGCTCCGTGTGGATGTTCCAAGCCCTTTCGCCAACATCATTTTGGTGCCGGCACTGCCAGATTTCTACGCACGTTTTCCAGACATTCAACTTGAATTGGGAGCCAGTGACAGAAAAGTAGATTTGATTGGCGATAACGTCGATTGTGTAGTCAGAGGTGGAGAAATTACAGATGGTGCTTTGATAGCACGTCACGTTGGTAATTTGCGGTTGGGTGTTTACGCTGCGCCATCTTACTTAAAGCAATTAGGAACACCTTTGCATCCGCAAGAACTAATTGAATCTGACCATAGAATTATCCGTTATCGCTGGGCAAATGAATTGCCATATGGATTGCGTAAAGATGGAGTAGACGCAAGGTTACAAGGACGCTCCATGCTGGAAATAGATGATGGCAACGCCTACCTGACAGCGGGTTTGGCTGGATTAGGCGTGCAGTGGTTGCCTGAGTACATGGCCAAACGACACATCAAAAACGGTGAACTGGTGCGGCTTTTCTCGGACTGGCAGTTCGATTCAATGCCTTTGTACGTGGCTTATTCTCCCAACAGATATGCCAGCAAACAGCTTCGGGTTTTTATCGAGTGGATCACTCATCTGATAGCGCAGCACGCAAGCGCACCACAGTAA
- a CDS encoding pyridoxamine 5'-phosphate oxidase family protein gives MGNAFAEIAFTQGVRELQIQAGSRERYAAMDQSANRRDKLTERETTFIESRDHFFQASVSETGWPYVQHRGGPAGFLKVLDERTLGFADYRGNVQYVSVGNLSHDNRVALILMDYANQRRLKLLGRVRFIDRDTEPDLIERLVTPGYKAIVERGFIISVEAFDWNCPQHITPRFTLAEIDEMTAPLRAQLRRNE, from the coding sequence ATGGGAAATGCATTTGCAGAAATTGCGTTCACGCAGGGCGTGCGCGAACTACAAATCCAGGCAGGTAGCCGGGAACGATATGCGGCCATGGATCAGTCTGCCAATCGGCGTGACAAATTGACGGAAAGAGAGACCACATTCATTGAATCGCGTGATCATTTCTTTCAGGCCAGTGTGAGCGAAACCGGCTGGCCTTACGTGCAGCACCGAGGTGGCCCAGCGGGTTTCCTGAAAGTTCTCGATGAGCGCACCTTGGGTTTCGCGGACTATCGCGGCAATGTTCAATACGTCAGTGTAGGTAACTTGAGTCACGACAACCGTGTTGCGCTTATCCTGATGGATTATGCCAATCAGCGGCGGCTGAAGTTACTTGGTCGTGTTCGCTTTATTGATCGCGATACTGAGCCTGATTTGATCGAGCGGCTTGTTACACCCGGCTACAAAGCGATTGTAGAGAGAGGATTCATTATTTCTGTGGAGGCCTTCGATTGGAACTGCCCGCAGCACATTACGCCGCGATTCACACTTGCGGAGATCGACGAAATGACCGCGCCACTAAGGGCGCAATTACGGAGAAATGAATGA
- a CDS encoding MerR family transcriptional regulator, whose product MYIGELSKKSGASRKAIYLYEQMGLIPKPTRKGSYRVYADVAIHQIQTIRCAQTLGFKLKELVEALASNNSAPRSSMALMLEQIELKRSALHSQIETAQAQLLLLNQLEHELLHSPELMNCELTVDSSPKGKL is encoded by the coding sequence ATGTATATCGGCGAACTCTCAAAAAAGTCTGGTGCATCGCGCAAGGCGATTTATCTTTACGAGCAAATGGGATTAATCCCAAAGCCAACACGCAAAGGCAGCTACCGCGTTTATGCGGACGTGGCTATCCATCAAATTCAAACCATTCGTTGCGCACAAACCCTGGGCTTTAAGCTCAAGGAACTCGTCGAGGCTTTGGCGAGCAACAACAGCGCCCCCCGCTCAAGCATGGCACTGATGCTTGAGCAAATTGAATTGAAACGATCGGCCCTTCATTCGCAAATCGAAACAGCACAGGCTCAACTGCTTTTGTTAAATCAACTAGAACATGAATTGCTTCACTCCCCGGAATTAATGAACTGCGAACTTACTGTTGACTCTTCCCCTAAGGGCAAGCTTTAG
- a CDS encoding helix-turn-helix domain-containing protein: MTNLEVALHPVRMKILSYLFSEPSTPQQIHKDLPEIAPATLYRHIKALFDAGLIEVEQENQKRGATEVTYRISCATAQANPSSDELKKLFNLYLAGVLNSFDRFLDSNQEKESYRHGFSKAIFYATPNQLDEFQKKVLEAIKPLLKPSGQPHQMAYELSTILLPVVEE, encoded by the coding sequence ATGACCAATCTGGAAGTGGCGCTGCATCCTGTGCGGATGAAAATCCTCTCGTATCTGTTCTCGGAGCCTTCGACTCCTCAGCAAATCCACAAGGACCTACCCGAAATTGCGCCGGCTACACTGTATCGGCATATCAAAGCATTGTTCGACGCAGGTTTGATTGAGGTAGAACAGGAAAATCAGAAGCGCGGTGCCACCGAGGTTACCTATCGCATATCTTGTGCAACAGCCCAAGCAAACCCATCTTCGGACGAACTCAAAAAACTTTTCAATCTTTACCTGGCTGGGGTTTTGAACAGCTTTGACAGGTTTCTGGATTCGAACCAGGAAAAAGAGAGTTATCGACATGGGTTCAGCAAAGCGATTTTCTATGCCACCCCAAATCAACTGGATGAATTTCAGAAGAAAGTGCTAGAGGCAATTAAGCCGCTGCTGAAGCCTTCAGGTCAGCCACATCAAATGGCTTATGAGCTGTCCACAATTTTGTTACCGGTGGTTGAAGAATAA
- a CDS encoding LysR family transcriptional regulator, whose protein sequence is MDKFRTLEIFIAVAETEGFAAGARKCRLSAPVATKAISELEASLGVRLLNRTTRQVSLTDAGQRYLVDARRIVEELKEADASVIGLHAKPIGTLSVTAPALFGRLFVTPVMVAYLKQYPQMKATLLFQDRIVNLAEEGIDLAVRIGHLADSSLNVIPLGHVKRVMVGSPDYLRRHGTPKQPKDLQHHQLIAAVQMNPVQDWRFGNIDNRVSVRLEPALMTTTNDAAIEAAVLGFGLTRVLSYQVANEIEQGRLKVCLSKFEPDPLPVQIVHREGRTSTAKTRAFIDLARAMLSTSLAKL, encoded by the coding sequence ATGGACAAGTTTAGAACCCTTGAAATATTTATTGCGGTGGCAGAAACCGAGGGCTTTGCGGCTGGCGCGAGAAAATGCAGGCTTTCAGCACCGGTGGCCACCAAGGCGATTTCTGAATTGGAAGCTTCGCTGGGTGTTCGCTTGCTGAACCGCACCACACGGCAGGTGAGCCTGACTGATGCTGGGCAGCGCTACCTGGTGGATGCACGTCGCATTGTGGAGGAACTCAAGGAAGCTGATGCTTCAGTAATCGGCCTGCATGCCAAACCAATTGGCACATTGAGTGTAACTGCGCCGGCGCTGTTCGGACGTTTGTTTGTAACCCCCGTGATGGTGGCATACCTGAAGCAATATCCACAAATGAAGGCGACACTGCTTTTTCAGGATCGTATTGTGAATTTGGCGGAAGAAGGTATTGACCTGGCCGTGCGGATTGGTCACCTGGCTGATTCGAGTTTGAATGTAATACCGCTGGGACATGTGAAACGGGTCATGGTGGGCTCACCCGATTACTTGAGGCGCCATGGAACACCCAAGCAGCCCAAAGATTTGCAACACCACCAATTGATTGCAGCTGTGCAAATGAATCCGGTGCAGGATTGGCGGTTTGGCAACATCGACAACAGGGTGTCTGTAAGGTTGGAACCCGCACTCATGACCACAACCAATGACGCTGCGATTGAGGCGGCGGTTCTCGGCTTCGGATTGACCCGTGTACTTTCTTACCAAGTGGCCAATGAAATTGAACAAGGCAGACTGAAAGTTTGCTTGAGCAAATTTGAACCCGATCCATTGCCTGTGCAAATCGTGCACCGTGAGGGCCGCACCTCGACTGCGAAAACACGCGCTTTTATTGACCTGGCAAGAGCAATGCTGAGTACTTCGCTTGCAAAGCTCTGA
- a CDS encoding CGNR zinc finger domain-containing protein — protein sequence MEKTETSINNNPGEIPMVGDHLALDLLNTEMRVGNESVDLWRSGEDVHAWLVRCGLLASASIAAAAAAAAEKQTLLRQARELRALARQLIEQWKNGQMGDVQPLNKFLDAYLSAPQVIPTDAGRLVLTRVAKADPVANLLGPVAEAVAQLLTDGELDLVKKCAHPECILWFYDRTKSHKRRWCSMASCGNRHKAAQFRKKVGTT from the coding sequence ATGGAAAAGACTGAAACGTCGATAAACAACAATCCCGGAGAGATCCCAATGGTGGGTGACCACCTGGCTCTGGACTTACTGAACACAGAAATGCGAGTTGGCAATGAGTCAGTGGATTTATGGCGAAGTGGTGAGGATGTTCACGCATGGCTTGTGCGATGTGGTTTGTTGGCGAGCGCGTCCATCGCAGCAGCAGCAGCAGCAGCAGCAGAGAAACAGACATTACTCAGGCAGGCGAGAGAACTTCGAGCACTCGCTCGTCAGCTGATTGAACAATGGAAGAATGGACAGATGGGCGATGTGCAGCCGCTGAACAAGTTTCTTGATGCCTACCTCAGCGCCCCACAGGTGATACCAACCGACGCCGGTAGACTTGTATTGACCCGAGTTGCCAAAGCCGATCCTGTTGCTAATTTGCTGGGGCCAGTGGCTGAAGCAGTCGCGCAATTGCTGACCGATGGCGAGCTCGATCTTGTTAAAAAATGCGCCCATCCTGAATGCATTCTTTGGTTCTACGACCGAACAAAATCGCATAAGCGTCGCTGGTGCAGCATGGCATCTTGCGGAAATCGACACAAAGCTGCCCAGTTCAGAAAAAAGGTGGGAACAACTTGA
- a CDS encoding alpha/beta fold hydrolase yields the protein MNAFKNFLAIFSTALFSATVNAAQPATVAGNTQGKSSFVQSASTIVTKDNVQLYYKDWGPRDGQPVVFSHGWPLNSDSWESQMMFLASNGYRVVAHDRRGHGRSSQPWHGNDMDHYADDLLAVIEALNLKRVTLVGFSTGGGEVARYIGRHGTKRVEKAVLVAAVPPLMLKTESNPGGLPMSVFDGLRQASLENRSQLYLDIASGPFFGFNREGAKPSQGLIQSFWVQGMQAGHKNTYDSIAAFSATDFREDLKKFNIPTLIIHGDDDQIVPLDASAKASAAQIKGSTLIVYPGAPHGLADTHKDRLNQDLLNFLKR from the coding sequence ATGAACGCATTCAAAAACTTTTTAGCAATCTTTTCAACTGCCTTATTCTCAGCAACTGTGAATGCCGCCCAACCTGCCACTGTGGCAGGCAACACCCAAGGTAAGAGCAGCTTTGTCCAATCCGCCAGCACGATCGTCACCAAAGACAATGTGCAGCTTTATTACAAGGACTGGGGCCCTCGCGATGGTCAGCCCGTGGTTTTCAGTCACGGCTGGCCGCTGAATTCTGACAGTTGGGAATCGCAAATGATGTTCCTGGCCAGCAATGGATACAGGGTTGTTGCCCACGACAGGCGCGGCCATGGTCGATCCAGTCAACCCTGGCATGGCAATGACATGGATCATTATGCCGACGACTTGTTGGCCGTCATCGAAGCCTTGAACTTGAAGCGTGTCACCCTGGTAGGGTTCTCAACAGGCGGTGGTGAAGTGGCCCGCTACATTGGGCGGCATGGCACCAAACGCGTTGAAAAGGCCGTGTTGGTGGCAGCGGTTCCGCCATTGATGTTGAAAACTGAAAGTAATCCCGGTGGGCTTCCGATGAGCGTGTTTGACGGGCTTCGACAAGCATCGCTGGAAAACCGTTCGCAGTTGTATCTGGATATTGCGTCGGGGCCATTCTTTGGTTTCAATCGCGAAGGCGCAAAACCTTCACAAGGACTGATTCAGTCATTCTGGGTTCAGGGCATGCAGGCAGGTCACAAGAACACCTATGACTCTATCGCTGCATTTTCTGCGACAGACTTTCGTGAAGACCTGAAGAAATTCAACATTCCCACGCTGATCATTCACGGCGATGACGATCAAATCGTTCCTTTGGACGCATCGGCCAAAGCATCTGCAGCGCAAATCAAGGGTTCCACTCTGATTGTTTATCCAGGTGCTCCCCATGGCTTGGCTGACACTCACAAAGATCGCTTGAATCAGGATCTACTTAACTTTTTGAAGCGTTGA
- a CDS encoding YhfC family glutamic-type intramembrane protease, whose protein sequence is MVIVLNMLSMLTLCAVGLCLIVQLNRRLPSGSKPYWLGAMAFVLFARVLEPVFLSSAGFALPGQSVSSQQALVGLVMACLTAGLFEETGKYICLKVRSVRSNLDLPWLAKFALGYALCEAVLLGVIAHAQFLYFYSSPEVLQTLDLDSTAQDVIKKQLASLTEWTAIFLLIERVFAIVIQVGLTFIGALAVAKRQLVWLMAAILIHALINIPAASYQYGFLAAEHGEMIYALLLLIALYCIWRGGAFTVVRLRAALSDE, encoded by the coding sequence ATGGTGATCGTTCTCAATATGTTGTCGATGTTGACATTGTGTGCAGTCGGTCTTTGTCTGATTGTTCAGCTCAATCGTCGATTGCCTTCCGGATCTAAACCCTATTGGCTAGGTGCCATGGCGTTCGTGTTGTTTGCTAGGGTGTTAGAGCCTGTTTTTTTGAGCTCGGCAGGGTTTGCTTTACCTGGGCAGTCCGTAAGTAGCCAGCAGGCTTTGGTCGGACTAGTCATGGCTTGTCTTACTGCAGGTCTTTTTGAGGAGACCGGGAAATACATTTGTTTGAAAGTTAGAAGCGTGCGCAGCAATTTGGACCTTCCGTGGTTGGCTAAATTTGCGCTGGGCTATGCCCTGTGCGAGGCAGTGCTTCTTGGCGTGATCGCCCACGCGCAATTTCTGTATTTTTACTCCAGTCCGGAAGTACTTCAGACACTGGATCTTGATTCCACTGCGCAGGATGTCATCAAGAAGCAATTGGCAAGCCTTACGGAGTGGACAGCTATTTTCTTGTTGATTGAACGTGTTTTTGCCATCGTGATACAAGTTGGTTTGACTTTTATCGGAGCTCTGGCTGTGGCTAAAAGGCAGCTTGTTTGGCTCATGGCAGCTATCCTGATTCATGCATTGATCAACATTCCAGCTGCCAGTTATCAGTATGGATTTCTTGCGGCAGAGCATGGTGAAATGATTTATGCGCTACTGCTGCTTATCGCGCTTTATTGCATTTGGAGAGGTGGTGCGTTTACTGTGGTGCGCTTGCGTGCTGCGCTATCAGATGAGTGA
- a CDS encoding DUF4442 domain-containing protein, with the protein MFKKFLKNLSDKPEFMRRAMNFYAPLRGAGIHVHHISANFEEVEVHMPLTRRNKNIMGTQFGGSLYAMADPFYMLILMKRLGSRYHVWDQEANIRFVAPGNALVKGVYQVDDQTLEEIKAKAATGEKVLHTFETDITHADGSVVAHVTKVLYIRLKKQYRPNPN; encoded by the coding sequence ATGTTTAAAAAATTTCTGAAAAACCTCTCTGACAAGCCCGAATTCATGCGCAGGGCCATGAATTTTTACGCACCTTTGCGCGGCGCAGGCATTCATGTACATCACATCAGTGCCAATTTCGAAGAAGTCGAAGTGCACATGCCACTCACGCGTCGCAACAAGAACATCATGGGTACGCAATTTGGCGGTTCTCTCTACGCCATGGCCGATCCCTTCTACATGCTCATTCTCATGAAGCGCTTGGGCAGTCGCTACCATGTGTGGGATCAAGAGGCCAACATTCGGTTTGTTGCACCGGGTAACGCCTTGGTCAAAGGCGTGTATCAAGTTGATGATCAAACACTGGAAGAAATCAAAGCCAAAGCGGCCACTGGTGAAAAAGTTTTGCACACCTTCGAGACCGACATCACCCACGCCGATGGCTCGGTTGTCGCACACGTCACCAAAGTGCTCTATATTCGCCTGAAGAAGCAGTACCGTCCCAACCCCAACTAA
- a CDS encoding alpha/beta fold hydrolase, producing the protein MTSIHALLAATTLATATFAASAAPPTEQVHHRYVNIQDVDVFYREAGPDTAPKVLLLHGFGASSYMFRELIPKLAEKYHVIAPDLPGFGQTNVLPGKSFAYQFDNLASVIDAFTVAKGMDSYAMYVFDYGAPVGWRLAVKNPQKITAIVSQNGNAYEEGLSEGWADMRKAWANPTPANREALRRFNTYEMIKWQYTEGVKDTSLVAPETYQLAHAAVERIGVDAQMDLLLDYGQNIKQYGALHEFFRRYQPPTLAIWGANDPFFIPAGANAYKRDNPKAEVQFLDTGHFAIETHGKEIADAMVEFLDRSVQRPMSSLDGKNLDQCNVGDQ; encoded by the coding sequence ATGACTAGCATTCACGCACTATTGGCCGCAACTACGCTGGCCACTGCAACTTTCGCCGCCAGTGCGGCACCTCCCACAGAGCAGGTTCATCACCGGTATGTGAATATTCAGGATGTCGATGTGTTTTATCGAGAAGCCGGGCCTGACACTGCACCCAAAGTTTTGCTGTTGCACGGATTCGGCGCGTCTTCCTACATGTTTCGTGAGCTCATCCCGAAACTGGCAGAGAAATATCATGTCATCGCCCCCGATCTGCCTGGTTTTGGTCAAACCAATGTTCTGCCAGGCAAGTCATTTGCCTATCAATTCGACAACCTCGCTTCGGTAATCGACGCATTCACAGTCGCCAAGGGTATGGATAGTTACGCCATGTATGTATTCGACTACGGTGCCCCTGTCGGCTGGCGTCTTGCTGTAAAAAATCCGCAGAAGATCACTGCGATCGTGAGTCAAAATGGCAATGCCTATGAGGAAGGGCTCAGCGAAGGTTGGGCCGACATGCGCAAGGCTTGGGCCAATCCAACGCCAGCCAACCGGGAGGCACTGCGTCGCTTCAACACGTACGAGATGATCAAGTGGCAGTACACAGAGGGTGTGAAAGACACTTCACTGGTGGCTCCCGAAACCTACCAGCTGGCACATGCTGCGGTGGAACGTATCGGCGTTGATGCACAAATGGATCTGTTGCTTGACTATGGCCAGAATATTAAACAGTACGGTGCACTGCACGAGTTCTTCCGCCGCTATCAGCCACCCACATTGGCGATTTGGGGTGCCAATGATCCATTTTTTATCCCGGCCGGTGCAAACGCTTACAAGCGCGACAATCCCAAGGCGGAAGTTCAGTTTCTCGACACTGGTCACTTCGCAATCGAAACGCATGGCAAGGAAATCGCTGATGCGATGGTTGAGTTTCTTGATCGAAGCGTTCAGCGCCCGATGAGCTCGCTCGATGGGAAAAATCTGGATCAGTGCAACGTGGGAGATCAATAA
- a CDS encoding RidA family protein: MRTRQAIFPADRHELYKLHRYSAAIKSGDLLFVSGQVGSLGDGSPEPNFEAQVRLAFANLEATLKAGGCSLNDIVDVTTFHTDPENQFPTILKVKDEVFPESPYPNWTALGVNWLAGFDFEIKVIARVAKKTT, translated from the coding sequence ATGCGCACACGCCAAGCAATTTTTCCAGCTGATCGCCATGAGTTGTATAAGCTACACCGTTACTCTGCTGCGATTAAATCTGGCGACCTCCTGTTTGTATCGGGGCAAGTCGGAAGCCTTGGAGATGGCTCACCAGAGCCAAATTTTGAAGCTCAGGTTCGCTTGGCATTCGCCAATCTTGAGGCAACGTTGAAAGCTGGCGGATGTTCGCTGAACGACATCGTCGACGTAACCACCTTTCACACCGATCCAGAGAATCAATTCCCCACAATCCTGAAGGTCAAGGATGAAGTATTTCCCGAATCTCCTTATCCGAACTGGACCGCATTGGGAGTGAACTGGCTTGCCGGCTTCGACTTCGAAATCAAAGTGATTGCTCGAGTCGCTAAAAAAACCACGTAA
- a CDS encoding AAA family ATPase: MTNKGRLTFFCGKMGAGKSTLARRLADQSNSLLLSEDQWLAALYPDSIHSLNDYVRLSRRLKSVLRSQVVSLLRMGVNVVMDFPGNTRTQRQWFREVIDEAGCPHELVYLDRPDSVCIEQLSKRRELEPERAKFDTERTFYAITAYFQAPEDNEGFKITIH; the protein is encoded by the coding sequence ATGACAAACAAAGGAAGACTGACTTTTTTCTGTGGGAAGATGGGGGCTGGCAAATCAACTTTGGCGCGCAGACTGGCGGATCAATCAAATTCGCTTTTGCTTTCTGAAGATCAATGGCTGGCGGCTTTGTACCCAGATTCAATTCACTCACTTAATGACTATGTTCGCTTATCAAGGCGTTTGAAATCGGTCTTGCGGTCTCAGGTTGTCAGCCTCTTGCGAATGGGAGTGAATGTGGTGATGGACTTTCCCGGTAATACGCGCACTCAGCGACAGTGGTTTCGAGAAGTGATTGATGAGGCCGGCTGTCCACATGAATTGGTTTATCTCGACCGACCTGACAGCGTTTGCATCGAACAGCTCTCAAAACGACGCGAACTTGAACCCGAGCGAGCGAAGTTTGACACCGAGAGAACCTTTTATGCGATTACTGCTTATTTTCAGGCGCCAGAAGACAACGAGGGTTTTAAAATAACGATCCACTAG